Proteins co-encoded in one Candidatus Kuenenbacteria bacterium genomic window:
- the trmD gene encoding tRNA (guanosine(37)-N1)-methyltransferase TrmD yields MHFEVITIFPNILDSYFNESILKRAQKKKLITINFHDPRQFATDVHKTVDDRPFGGGPGMLMKIEPLYKTLKKIKRAKKSRVILFDPAGKKFDQAKAQEFSKLDQLIMIAGRYEGVDARVEKFIDEKISIGPYVLSGGELPAAIVVEAVSRLLPGVLGDDQSSVEETFSGDGSYVEYPHYTRPEVFEYMEKGKKKKLAVPKVLLSGNHREIKEWREEHRK; encoded by the coding sequence ATGCACTTTGAAGTTATCACCATTTTTCCCAATATCCTGGATTCATATTTCAATGAATCTATTTTAAAGCGCGCACAAAAGAAAAAATTGATCACCATAAATTTTCACGATCCACGCCAATTTGCCACCGATGTGCACAAGACTGTAGATGATCGCCCCTTTGGCGGGGGACCGGGCATGCTCATGAAAATCGAGCCACTTTACAAAACTTTAAAGAAGATTAAACGCGCCAAAAAATCACGAGTCATTCTTTTTGATCCCGCTGGCAAAAAATTTGATCAAGCCAAGGCCCAAGAATTCTCCAAGCTGGATCAGCTCATTATGATCGCCGGCCGCTATGAAGGCGTGGACGCCCGGGTGGAAAAATTTATTGATGAAAAAATTTCCATCGGCCCATACGTTTTATCCGGTGGAGAATTGCCAGCCGCGATCGTAGTTGAGGCGGTCTCGCGATTACTGCCCGGCGTCTTGGGTGATGATCAGTCATCGGTCGAAGAAACATTTTCCGGTGACGGTAGCTATGTCGAATACCCACACTACACTCGACCAGAAGTTTTTGAATATATGGAAAAAGGCAAAAAGAAAAAATTGGCTGTACCCAAGGTATTATTATCAGGAAACCACAGAGAGATAAAAGAGTGGCGAGAGGAACACCGGAAATAA
- a CDS encoding nucleoside-diphosphate kinase (catalyzes the formation of nucleoside triphosphate from ATP and nucleoside diphosphate), with translation MPAIKRERTLVILKPDAVQRALIGEIVKRFEQTGLRLAAIKIMMAKEEALWSHYNKDDKWFLEKGEMLVGKMKDKGLTPEKEPVEYGKDIVRQLVEFMTAGPVIPMVFEGNQAVAVVRKITGGTEPATSDVGTIRGDYTVDSYDLANLSGRAVRNLVHCSESPEEAEREIKLWFDDNEILSYNLAHDKILYDVNLDGIKE, from the coding sequence ATGCCAGCTATAAAAAGAGAGAGAACCCTTGTCATTTTGAAACCAGACGCTGTCCAGCGCGCCTTGATAGGGGAGATTGTAAAACGCTTTGAGCAAACTGGCCTTCGCCTGGCTGCTATAAAAATTATGATGGCCAAAGAAGAAGCCCTGTGGTCTCATTATAATAAAGACGATAAGTGGTTTTTGGAGAAAGGCGAGATGCTCGTCGGTAAAATGAAGGACAAAGGTCTGACCCCAGAAAAAGAGCCGGTTGAATATGGTAAAGACATTGTCAGGCAGTTGGTCGAATTTATGACTGCCGGCCCGGTTATCCCGATGGTTTTTGAGGGCAATCAGGCCGTGGCAGTAGTTCGCAAAATCACCGGGGGTACAGAGCCGGCCACCTCTGACGTCGGCACTATTAGGGGTGATTATACTGTTGATTCCTATGATCTGGCCAACCTGTCCGGCCGCGCGGTCCGCAACCTAGTACACTGTTCTGAATCACCGGAAGAAGCAGAAAGAGAAATAAAATTGTGGTTTGATGATAATGAAATCTTGAGCTATAATCTGGCACATGACAAAATACTTTATGATGTCAACTTGGATGGGATCAAAGAATAA
- a CDS encoding endonuclease domain-containing protein, translated as MRLTHNLNKYKPLRKKLRNKATEEEAILWAQIRNNQLGAKFRRQASFGTYIVDFYCPSHKLVIELDGSQHLEANLEYDNKRTEYLNTLGLKILRIWNNDIRYNLSGVVEEIKHVWASCPTTPSSPATAGSATPPQEGGERN; from the coding sequence ATGCGTCTAACTCATAATTTAAACAAATATAAGCCACTTAGAAAAAAATTAAGAAACAAAGCTACTGAAGAAGAAGCTATCCTTTGGGCTCAAATTAGGAACAATCAATTGGGAGCTAAATTTAGACGCCAAGCTAGTTTCGGCACATATATTGTGGACTTTTATTGTCCGAGCCATAAACTAGTTATTGAGCTTGATGGTAGCCAACACTTAGAAGCCAATTTAGAATATGATAATAAAAGAACAGAATATTTGAATACACTAGGTTTAAAAATTTTAAGAATATGGAATAATGATATTCGCTATAATCTATCAGGAGTTGTTGAAGAGATAAAACATGTTTGGGCTAGTTGTCCCACCACCCCGTCCTCTCCCGCGACTGCGGGATCGGCCACCCCTCCTCAAGAAGGAGGGGAAAGAAATTGA